The Xanthomonas sp. CFBP 8443 genome has a window encoding:
- a CDS encoding VIT family protein, which yields MRPAHSELHRADRAGWLRAAVLGANDGILSVAGLVVGVASSGAPAPAVLATGIAGLVAGAMSMAAGEYVSVQSQVDTERADLAIERRELREDPHSELDELAAIYRQRGLDAALARQVAEQLTAHDALGAHARDELGITETLRARPLQAALASAAAFCCGAALPILAAMLAPASRQVGVTVAATLLGLSLTGALAARAGGASGVRGAVRVVFWGAAAMLATGAVGRLFGVQV from the coding sequence ATGCGCCCCGCCCATTCCGAACTGCATCGCGCCGACCGCGCCGGCTGGCTGCGCGCCGCGGTGCTCGGCGCCAACGACGGCATCCTGTCGGTGGCCGGGCTGGTGGTCGGCGTGGCCAGCAGCGGTGCGCCCGCGCCGGCGGTGCTGGCGACCGGCATCGCCGGCCTGGTCGCCGGCGCGATGTCGATGGCCGCCGGCGAATATGTCTCGGTGCAGTCGCAGGTGGACACCGAGCGCGCCGACCTGGCGATCGAGCGCCGCGAACTGCGCGAGGACCCGCACAGCGAGCTGGACGAACTCGCCGCCATCTACCGCCAGCGCGGGCTGGATGCGGCGCTGGCGCGCCAGGTCGCCGAGCAGCTGACCGCGCACGACGCGCTGGGCGCGCATGCGCGCGACGAACTGGGCATCACCGAGACCTTGCGCGCACGGCCGCTGCAGGCCGCGCTGGCATCGGCGGCCGCGTTCTGCTGCGGTGCGGCGCTGCCGATCCTGGCCGCGATGCTGGCGCCGGCGAGCCGCCAGGTGGGGGTGACCGTCGCGGCGACGCTGCTCGGGCTGTCGCTGACCGGCGCCCTGGCGGCGCGCGCCGGCGGCGCGTCCGGGGTGCGCGGCGCGGTGCGCGTGGTGTTCTGGGGTGCGGCGGCGATGCTCGCCACCGGCGCGGTCGGCCGGCTGTTCGGCGTGCAGGTCTGA